A genomic segment from Nostoc sp. ATCC 53789 encodes:
- a CDS encoding serine/threonine-protein kinase produces the protein MSYCINPLCSRRHNPEDTENCLACGNPLLIDGRIRLLRPLRSLDEDPSTYTDVFEVEDVEPSWGTKSRIRVLKVLRWSDPKLVRLVQRESLILQTLYHPGVPKCGVDDYFTFILKDGRLVLHCLVMEKIEGENLQQWLISYGRIPQKLALDWLAQLVDILESVHRSGFFHRDIKPENIIYQPDGQLALVDFGAARQITTTYLAKVGASGVNKRTRFSSGYEVTVVRTIRFSPLEQLNGQALPQSDFYALGRTFVNLLTGISLLELPIDQNTGRLIWRDKAPHIDKPLADLIDDMMAPFPGQRPQTTQVILERLQRLPFKLKLNRFLVSNIFKCFLVSSLIVSINSSYNQINLAVSAYYFNQAGHYMNEPKIAKKYYELALIYNPKDDEIYNNLAVACQVTQDLNCAIENYQKAFKLKPNAWELHYNLGNFYDEQGQYDQAEQQYKLSIKYGKNQPMNAVNNLSRLKNIQKKYSEAAQLALEGLKRTSDPVWQAALYKNLGWARFKQQRYAEAKDYLQKSVDLDSRRVDAHCLLAKTQEALGDLDNARTHWEVCLISNNSGLPEISDWKQQIIQRIFPTN, from the coding sequence GTGAGCTACTGTATAAATCCCTTGTGTAGTAGGCGGCATAATCCTGAAGATACTGAAAATTGTTTAGCTTGTGGTAATCCTTTACTAATAGATGGGCGCATTCGTTTACTGCGCCCATTGCGTTCTTTGGATGAAGATCCATCTACCTATACAGATGTTTTTGAGGTTGAAGACGTTGAGCCGTCATGGGGGACAAAATCTAGAATCAGAGTATTGAAAGTACTTAGGTGGAGTGATCCTAAATTAGTTCGTCTGGTTCAGAGAGAATCACTTATATTACAGACGTTATATCATCCAGGAGTTCCTAAGTGTGGTGTGGATGACTATTTCACTTTTATACTGAAGGACGGTCGTTTAGTATTGCACTGTTTAGTAATGGAAAAAATTGAAGGAGAAAATTTACAACAGTGGTTAATATCTTATGGAAGAATTCCTCAAAAACTAGCACTGGATTGGTTAGCACAACTAGTTGATATTCTTGAATCGGTACACCGCTCTGGCTTTTTTCATAGAGATATTAAACCAGAGAATATTATTTATCAACCTGATGGTCAACTGGCACTTGTTGATTTTGGAGCAGCCAGACAGATTACCACAACATATTTAGCAAAAGTTGGTGCTAGTGGAGTAAATAAAAGAACACGCTTCAGTAGTGGATATGAAGTAACAGTTGTTAGAACGATTCGATTTTCTCCACTTGAACAACTTAACGGTCAAGCATTGCCTCAATCAGACTTTTATGCTTTGGGGCGAACCTTTGTGAATTTGTTAACAGGGATATCACTATTGGAATTACCAATAGATCAAAACACAGGAAGACTAATCTGGAGAGATAAAGCACCACATATTGATAAGCCTCTTGCTGATTTAATTGATGACATGATGGCTCCTTTTCCAGGACAACGCCCACAGACAACTCAAGTCATATTGGAACGTTTGCAGCGTTTACCATTTAAATTAAAACTTAATCGTTTTTTGGTATCAAATATATTTAAATGCTTTTTGGTAAGCTCATTAATAGTAAGTATTAATAGTAGTTATAATCAAATTAATCTTGCTGTATCTGCTTACTATTTTAATCAAGCTGGACATTATATGAATGAGCCTAAAATAGCTAAAAAATATTATGAATTAGCATTAATTTACAATCCAAAAGATGATGAAATATATAATAATTTGGCAGTAGCTTGCCAGGTAACTCAGGACTTAAACTGTGCAATTGAAAACTACCAAAAAGCTTTCAAACTCAAGCCTAACGCTTGGGAACTGCACTATAATCTTGGCAATTTTTACGATGAACAAGGTCAATATGACCAAGCAGAGCAGCAATACAAGTTATCGATTAAGTACGGGAAGAATCAACCGATGAATGCTGTCAACAATTTATCACGGCTCAAAAATATACAAAAAAAATACTCTGAGGCAGCACAACTAGCACTTGAAGGATTGAAACGCACTTCAGATCCAGTATGGCAAGCAGCCTTGTATAAAAATTTAGGCTGGGCAAGATTCAAACAACAGCGTTATGCAGAGGCGAAAGATTACTTGCAAAAATCGGTGGATTTAGATTCTCGAAGAGTAGATGCTCACTGCTTGCTAGCAAAAACACAAGAAGCGTTAGGTGACTTGGATAATGCTAGAACACATTGGGAAGTTTGCTTAATATCAAATAATTCTGGTTTACCAGAAATATCAGATTGGAAACAACAAATTATACAGCGCATTTTTCCAACGAATTGA